tttttttaatgagttaCTTGCTTTCTTGGGCTGTGTCACGCAACTGTAGCAGTGGGTTGGGAAGGGCAGGATTTAATCGTGGTAAGGGGATCTTGGTTGTCTTGGTTGGTTGGGCACGGATGCAGGATCAGATCTCTGGTGCTGACTAAAGAGTGAAATGCTGCTCCTGGGAAGCAGGGTGAAGTCTCTGCAGTGTTTTGTCATGTTTCTCTGAAGACATGTGAGGGCCTCAGGGTTATGGGGAAGATGGGTGCAGGCCAGCTTTGGGCATGCAACTCTGCTTCCAGCTGGCTGCCCACCCGGGCCACAGTCATCTCTGTGTTTTGGCTCCTTGGGAACATCCCCGTGAGCAGAGGGTGGAGTGGCTGGTGGATTTGAGGCTTGGAGAAAGCACCCTGGAAAACAGCAAACCCCAGATTGCTCTGAGAGGTGCCCTGTGCAGGTAGAAACAGGGCTTGGATGCCATGAGCCCTGAACACTCAGCTTGAGAGCGGGAACTCCTCTCCGAGAAGGACAGAATCTCCCAGGCTTGCTGGGGGTGGGACACCTCACGGTGGTGttcccagggctgagcagccctCCTTGGCCCTGTGGTGAGCTGGGGGTCGCCGGTGTCTCCTCAGCGCTGAGCAGCCATGGAGAAGATGCAGCAGATCGTGGGGCGGGCCAGGGCCGCCTTCCAGTCGGGCCGGAGCCGCCCGCTGGAGTTCAGGATTCAGCAGCTGAAGGCCCTGGAGAGGATggtgcaggagaaggagaaggagatcCTGGCAGCCCTCAAGGCGGATCTGAACAAGGTCTGTGTTCTCAGGGGGTGTCTCCCTTTtgctgtgcagggacagtgggTAAAGCAGGAAGGGCAAGGGCTGTCTCTGCAGTGACAAATGGTTTTTGTCATGTCCCCCACTGTGGAACTGGATGACTCTAACTCCTCAGGGTGCCACGGTGGCTGAGGGAGGTGGGTGCCTCTTCCATCCCTTCCCCAAACTCCCTGTTGTTACAGAGTGGGCCCAACGCCTACAGCCACGAGGTCCTGGgtgtgctgagggagctgggtctGGCCATGGAGAAGCTGCCGTCCTGGGCAGCCCCTCACCCTGTGAAAAGGGACCTGCTGACCATGAGGGACGAGGCCTACATCGGCTACGAGCCCCTGGGCGTGGTGCTGGTCATCGGGGCCTGGAACTACCCCTTTGTGCTGGTCATGCAGCCCCTGATCGGGGCCATCGCAGCAGGTGGGGCTCCAGCACGGCCCCGGCCTTGGTGGGCTGGTGGCTGGGTGTGGGGGAGAGGATTGAGGGCTCAGTGTCCGTGCTGTGTGTGCCCTGCAGGCAATGCCGTGGTGGTGAAGCCGTCGGAGGTCAGCGAGAACACGGCTCGGCTGGTGGCTGAGCTCCTCCCACAGTACCTGGACAAGGTGAGTGTGGCCCCGTGTTGGTCCCCTGGTTtcttgtggcagcagctctctggccacagagagcaggcacagacttgcccaggcattttcctgagGAAGGCTgtgtgagaagatcagagaaaataatgagaaacaattcttatctccatttgttgcacctgctgttgtcCACATGTGGAATGTGacatggagatttgtttaccaaagggtgatttctcaattggacactggatgatgtttggattgattgaccaattaggtcaaagctgtgTCAGGCTGGCTGGAAGGGTTATTGAGcttcttaataagtatagtataatatagtataagatGATGTAATAAAAgaattgatcagccttctgcaatcatggagtcaatgctaattattacccagctgggggcctgtggCGATGGTTTTTCTGTGCCACAGTGATGCGCTGGCTTGGGGTGACCCTGacacccctgccctgcaggatCTGTATGCTGTGGTCACTGGAGGAGTTCCTGAGACAACCGAGCTGCTGACCCAGAGATTTGATCACATCCTCTACACTGGCAACGCTGCAGTGGGCAAAATtgtgatggcagcagctgccaagcACCTGACCCCTGTCAccctggagctgggggggaAGAGCCCCTGCTACATCGACAAGGACTGTGACCTGGCTGTCGCCTGCAGGTCAGGTTGTTGCACCCTTGATGGGccctcagcagcagggcagggggagatCTCTGGGCCAGCATCCCCAGCtcaggtgctggcagctgggctgagggctggggaagggactGAGCATGGAGAAACCACGTCCCTTTCTCCCTTCTCACAGGCGGATAACGTGGGGCAAGTACATGAACTGTGGGCAAACCTGCATCGCCCCAGACTACATCCTGTGTGACCCATCCATCCAGAGCAAGGTGGTGGAGAACATCAAGGCGACTCTGAAGGTGGGGGAGGAGTCCCTCGTGCTGTGGAGATTGTCCCAGGTGTGATTCCTTGGAAGATGTGCTGAGcacttttgtttctgctgttccCTTTGTCAGGAATTCTATGGGGAGGACGTGAAGTCGTCTCCGGACTATGAAAGGATCATCAACCAGCGTCACTTCAGGAGGGTCAAGAGCCTGCTGGAAGGGCAGAAGATTGCTCATGGGGGAGAGACTGATGAGGCCTCCTGCTTCATAggtgctcctggcagctgctgtggagggGAGGTGTTAGTGGGTGCTTTGTGGGGTCTGTTTGTCTGTGCCTTACCTGACCAATGTCCTGTGATGGGCCAGGTCTGTGTCCTGCTCTTGCTGTTCTCATTTTCCCATTTGCTGCAGCACCAACCATCCTCACGGATGTTTCCCCGGAGTCCAAGGTGATGGAGGAGGAAATCTTTGGGCCAGTGCTGCCCATTGTGACTGTGAAGAGCGTGGAGGAAGCCATTGAGTTCATCAGCCTTCGGGAGAAGCCCCTAGCCCTGTATGTGTTCTCCAACAACAAGCAGGTGGgtcagggctgtgctccctcctggAAGTGTCTCTGGATCCCGAACATGGCTGATCCCAGACAGAGCTTTCTGCAGGGTCTGTGTCAGTTCCTTTTCCATGTGAATTGTAGCATTTGGGGGCCATGAgagtccccagagctgctggaggctcCCAGTCTCCAGCTGAAGGGCTCTAGGATTGTCCATCTCCTCCCACACAGCTGGGTGCTGCTTCTTGCCCTGTCTCCTGCCCCCGTTTCCTGGCTCTGTTGTGCCAGCTCAGGAATTCAGGTCAGGGCTTTGCCCTGGAacaacagccccaggcagctcGGGTGGGAGGGCTGAGGAGCACCTTGGGCTGACAGAAGCCTTTGCATTTTGAGGCTGTTCCAGCTGGGCACATCCTGTCCTTAAGTGGTGTAAAGTGGCCTCTCTCATGGAACAAGGCACAGCCTGTGCCCCCTGCAAAGGGGGATGGAAGCATCACCTTGAACCCTCCCTGCTCTGGTACACGGTGATGTGTCCCGTCCTGATTTGTTCTGTGCCCTCTCCCATGGTGGGTAGCTGATCAGACGGGTGATAGCAGAGACCTCCAGCGGTGGCATGACAGCCAACGATGTCATGATGCACTCCCAGCTTCCAGATCTGCCCTTCGGCGGTGTGGGTgagtccctgctccagcccatgcaCCTGCATTCaatcagcagcagcctctgacCCCACCCAGGAGCTGTCTGCCCATTTGGCAGTTCAAGAACTTCCAGCTGCATTTCCCGTTAATGTGTTAATGTTTTGTGGGATGCGTTGCTTTGTAAAAAGGCTCATTGGTGTTTTGGTTGTCAGGCCTCCCAGTGAGAGAGGAAAACGCCCTGGCACACAAGTGAGCTCTGGTTCTCCTGTGCTGGGGTGTGGGATTAATTTGTCCATGTGCTGGTTGAGTTTCCAAAGCTGCTGTCAGGCTCCTGTGGCAGAGACCACCTGGCTatgggcacagggctgaggTCTTGTTGCTTAATGTCCTCCTCATGTCCCACTCCTTGAAATCATaggcccagctcctcctgtccccCACCCCTGTGAGAATTCTGTGGGAAAAGCAAGGCTGGCCCTGGGAGGAGATAATTGGTGTCATTAACATTTTAAGGGTGGGTTCATACGAGCAGCAGTTCAAGGCAGTGAGCAGGTCCTCAATGATTTCTGCAAAATTAGAAAAGCTGCTCTTTACTCCTCTGCCCTGAGAAGCAGCATGACCAAACTTTCCCTACGTTCTGGGGGCTGCCAAACTGAGTTTTAGAAACGCAGGCGTGCCTGTGCCTGGTGTGAgctgcctggctgtgtccctcAGGCCACAGCGGGATGGGCGCCTACCACGGCTGGTTCACCTTCGAGACCTTCTCCCACCGCCGCGCCTGCCTGATCAAGGACCTGAGGTGGGAGGTTGTGAACAAACTGAGGTACCCACCTGGCAGCATGGAGATGATGCATTTGGCCAAGCTCTTCCTGCTGAAGCAGTGTAAcaggagcagagtgggacaCTTCATCTCGGCCCTGCTGGCGGCTGTGAAAGCCGTGGTGGCAAAGGTGAGCTTTGGgtctctgctgtccctgtgggtgtgtgctcccagctctgtcccctgaGCCCCTCCTAACCCTTCATCACCCCGTTCCTTTGAGCTCTGCCCCCTCTCTGGAAGACTCATCCCTGTTTCTGTGCCTTTCCAGGTGTTGTGCCCCCAGTGAGAGGGGTGATGGGCAGCCAGCCCTTGGACCCGCTGCTCGCTCCCTGCAGTCCTACTGCTGAACTTTGCTGCAATTTCATTTCTTCCAAGGCAGCCAGTACACTGAAGGggtagaagacaaaaaaaaaaaaaaaaaagcacctaaAACAGAGACACCCCAAGTTAaaggctccagctcctgctgaaacAGGAATCTATCCAGACCTAGTCCGTGGATCATGCCTGAGCAGTGagtggcagagggaaggaaataGCATCCACCCTGCTTTGTAAACAGTAGCTCCTCTAAAAACTCCTGGGGACGTGGGAGTGTTTGTCACAAGGGTATCTAAACAAAGCCAGTCGTTACTGAGCCTGTTATCTCTGTAACACCTCACCTGATCCCCAGAGGAAGCTGCTCATCACAGCCATAATCCTGGGAAATGAGGGTCTCACTGCAGGGGACAGTCCAGGCTGGttgtccccagagcagaggggaaggagccTCGAAGAACCTGCAGCATCTCATCCTTGAAGGGCATCATGACTGAATGGGTGATGCTCCTTGCAGGGAAACCACCTTTAGTCATCCAAGGTGTGCAAAAGCCACCTGAGCTGTGGCCATGCTGTC
Above is a genomic segment from Vidua chalybeata isolate OUT-0048 chromosome 20, bVidCha1 merged haplotype, whole genome shotgun sequence containing:
- the LOC128797975 gene encoding aldehyde dehydrogenase family 3 member A2-like, yielding MEKMQQIVGRARAAFQSGRSRPLEFRIQQLKALERMVQEKEKEILAALKADLNKSGPNAYSHEVLGVLRELGLAMEKLPSWAAPHPVKRDLLTMRDEAYIGYEPLGVVLVIGAWNYPFVLVMQPLIGAIAAGNAVVVKPSEVSENTARLVAELLPQYLDKDLYAVVTGGVPETTELLTQRFDHILYTGNAAVGKIVMAAAAKHLTPVTLELGGKSPCYIDKDCDLAVACRRITWGKYMNCGQTCIAPDYILCDPSIQSKVVENIKATLKEFYGEDVKSSPDYERIINQRHFRRVKSLLEGQKIAHGGETDEASCFIAPTILTDVSPESKVMEEEIFGPVLPIVTVKSVEEAIEFISLREKPLALYVFSNNKQLIRRVIAETSSGGMTANDVMMHSQLPDLPFGGVGHSGMGAYHGWFTFETFSHRRACLIKDLRWEVVNKLRYPPGSMEMMHLAKLFLLKQCNRSRVGHFISALLAAVKAVVAKVLCPQ